The Mucilaginibacter gracilis genomic interval AAGGAATACAGCGAGGGTAACGCAGGGGCTGCGGAGCAGGCGCAAATAGGGCGCTGGCTCCGGAGCCTTGACCTGCGGAAGGATAAAACGATTCGCTCTTTTCCAGCGCAACGTCAAAGATCGGAGACGGAACTTCGGGCATTGCTGCGGCCTGCCGCTGCCGGTTATGGCCGGGTCCGCCGGATGATCGTCCGCACGGGGCTGGCGGCAGCCGGTATATTGCTGTTCTTAACAGCCGGCGTTTTGATTTACCAGGCTGGTATCCGCCAGGCGCCACAAGCATTGAAGCTGGCAACGGCAAGCACCCATGCCGGTGAAATGAAGATCATTACTTTGTCTGATGGCAGCCGCATTACCCTGAACAATCAAACCAGTATAAAATACCCCGAAGAATTCAATCAAAACACCAGGGAAGTATTCCTGACGGGAGAGGCCTTCTTTGAGGTAAAACATGATGCCAACAAGCCATTCAGGGTGCATACGGATAAATTGGCTGTGCAGGTATTGGGAACGTCCTTCAACATACAGGCCTATCCGGATGAATCCGGCCTTGACGTTGCGGTAGCAAGCGGTAAGGTGGGCGTTTTCGCCAATGGTGCCAGGGACGGCAAGACTTATATGCTACTGCCCGGCCAACAACTCAGTTATAACCGTAAGAATTTGGCCTTCAGCCCCTCCACGATAGCAACGGCGGCGATCATTGCCTGGCAAAAAGGCACTTTGGTTTTCAAGAACGAAAAACTGGAAGCGATAGCCCGCAGGCTCGAAAGGTTTTACGGTGTAAAAATCCGCTTTAAGAACAAAAAACTGATGGCCACGGAATTAAGCCTGAAAGCGAACAACCTAAGCCTGGAATCGGTGATGAAGGCACTGGGTTCTGCCGGTGAATTTAACTATAGCATCAAGAACAAACAGGTGCTGATCTGGTAAAGCAGCAAAAAAACGATTAACCTTAAAAAAACTGCCTATGTAAAAAACGCTGAATATCCATCAAAGGTGGGCGATAAAAATAGAGCGAAAGTGGTGGTACACTTCCGCTCGGTATAGCTTTTACGATCCATCATTTTCGAGACAACAAATCATTTAAAAAAACTATGAACAATTATACAAAAAGTAATGTAATTCAAACCTTGTTTGTTATGACCAGATTTGCCTTCCTGGTAACTATCGTAAGCCTTACACTGACAGGGATCTTAATGGCGGCCAATGTGCGCTCACAAAACCTCTCCAGCACCAATATCACCGTAAAGATCGATAACGGCAATATTGCCGGCCTGCTGAACCGCATAGAACAGCAATCCGGATTTACCTTCTCCTATGCCAGGAAGTTAGGCGAACTGCCGCTTGACCACTATGAAACAAAGGCACAGCCACTGTCAGATCTGCTAACAGCCCTTTCAAAATCCATGCACCTTACCTATATGCAGGTCGGCCCGCTTATTGCCATCAAGATCGTCGAACAGGTGAAGCCCGGTAAGATCACCGGGAAGGTCCTGGACGAAAAAGGGCTGGTGCTGCCCGGAGCGACCATCAGGGTCGTAGAAACCGGGCAGGGTATCCAGTCCAACGTGGATGGTACCTACCAGCTCAGTCTGCCACCCGGCACCTACACGCTGGAGGCCAGTTATATTTCCTACCAGATCAAACGCGTTACCGGGATCACCGTAAGCGAAGGTAAAAGCACGCCGTTAGACATCGCGATGATACCCACTACCAATGCCCTGAATACCGTCACAATTACCGGCGATTATAAAAAATCATCTGTCGAAGGCTTGTATGCCAAACAGAAAAACAATATAGCCATGACCGATGGCATCAGTGCCGAGCAGATCGCCCGTACGCCGGATAAGAACATCGGTGAAACGCTTAAACGCATCAGCGGCGTCAGCGTGCTGGATAACAAATACGTGGTCGTCCGCGGCCTGGGCGAACGCTACAACGGCACGATGATGAACGGGCAGTTGATGCCCAGCACCGAATTGAACCGCAAGCAGTTCTCTTTTGATATTATACCGAGTAACATGGTCGATAATGTTACAGTCTACAAAACGATTACACCGGACAAAAGCGCGGAGTTCGGCGGCGGCCTGGTTGAAGTCAATACAAAGAACATTCCCACAGAAAATTTCTTGAGCATCAGCTTCGGGGAAAATTACAACGATAAAACCACCGGTAAAAACTTCCGGTCGCTGAATATCGATTCACGCAGCTATTTCGGCTCGGCCCCCAATGACCGGACTTTGCTAGGGCGGACGGACTGGAAGAACCTGGACGACATCCGGGCTGCTTATGCCGCACAGGGTTCATCTGCCGCGTTGTTCGCCAACAATTGGAAATTATATAACTACAAACCGCTTCCCTCGCCTAACCTCCAGGCTTCCTTCGGACGCGTTATCGGCCTGAAAAACAATGACCAGATCGGCATTATCGCCTCCGCGAGCTATCGCAATACCTGGCAAACGGCTGATGTTGTCATGTCCCGCTTCGGTTATCTCGGAGCCGACGGCGACCAGCCGGAACGTTATGGCTTTACCGGTAAACGTTATAGCTTTACCACCAACCTCGGGGGCATCGCAGGCATCGGTTATACCGGGGGCTCATTCAAAGTTTCGCTGCAAAGCACCTACCTGCGCACCTATGATCAGCAAATGTTGCTGGGTACCGGCGATCAGAATGATTTCCCGCGCGCGGTAGGCTATTATGACCAGGCTACACAGACCAGCCTGCTGCAAAACCAGCTTCGGGGCGAAAAGGGTTTTGGCAAAAACGGCATCAAGCTGGACTGGCTGCTGAGCTACACCGCGCTTGACCGGCAGAAGCCGGATAATCACCAGTTTGATGCCAATTATATCGGCAGCGAAGCGGACGGCCCCGATGTACTCAATTCGGATTTTTCCATTTTCAATCCCCGGAACCGGGCAGGCGGAATAGCGCAGCGTAACTGGAGCCGCTCGCATGAGAACAACCTGAGCTGGAACCTGGACCTGACGGTGCCGGTGAAAGCCAGCATCGGGAAAGTCCCCCTGAATACCAGCTTTAAAACCGGGTATGCCGGATGGCAGAAGGACCGGTTGTTCTGGGTTGCCAACACCAACAGTGTGGGATTCGCCGGTTCAGATCCGCAGGCGCTGAGCGAGGCCTTCGATCCGGTATTGCATCCGGACGGCCGGATCAATATATTGAGCTTTGGCGATCAGTACAAGAATAAGGCAAACCTGCATGCCGGGTATGTGATGCTGGATAGCAAGATCGGCAGTAAATTCCGTTTAACGGGTGGCTTGCGTGGCGAGTACTATGACCTGAACCGGTTTAACACCTTATTGCAGCGGTTTGTGGAAGGCCAGATCAGACAGAATAATGACCTGACCGATTATTCCGATGTCCTGCGCCAGGAACCAAAGTTTAACCTGTTCCCATCGGCGGGCCTTACTTACAGTCTTACTCAGAAAATGAACCTGCGCCTGTCTTATGCGAAAAGCATCATTCGCCCCGACCTGCGCGAGCTGGCTTACTTCAATGAATTTGATTACGAGCTGGGCGGTATCTATCAGAGCAATACCCCGGTCAGGTCCACCAAGATCGACAACTTTGATTTCCGCTACGAATGGTATCCTCGTGCAGGCGAGATCCTGTCCTTTTCGCTGTTCTACAAAAAGCTGAAGTACCCGATGGAAATCTACCAGTCGGAAACCAGCGCTACCTATGAACTCAGGAACGACCAGTCTGCCAAAAACAAGGGGATCGAACTGGAGGCCCGCAAATCACTCGCTTTTACAGGCCTGCCGGTTTTGCGTAATCTGACCTTATACGGCAACTTTACCCGGCTGTTCGCCAAAGTAACCCCGATGACCGTTATCTACCGCAACTCAGACCCGGCGCATCCCAACAGGATCATCGTAACGGATAACCCCGGCCCCGAAGTAGAACGCCCGCAGGCCGGTGCCAGTAACTATACCTATAATGCGGGTATTTATTATGATGATAAGGCCTTCTCGTTAAGCCTGAGCTATAATTATATCACGAACCGCGTCTTCCGGGCATCAACCGTGTACCAGAATTCGTTGTTTGAAACCCCACTGCCGTCTTTTGACGGACAGGCGACCGTCAACCTATTAAAAAGCAAGGCGCAGATCAAGCTCAACATCAGCAACCTGCTGAACCGTGCCGGTAAGATCTATTCAAAAAGAGACGGCCCTTTATCGAACACATTGTTGTACGAAAAGCGTGATTTTATCGATTACCAGGCCAACCCCGGCCGTACCTATGGTTTGAGTTTTAATTATAATTTTTAGACATCTATTTATGAAAAATATCAAAATATTAACAGCCCTGCTTACCGTATTTTCGGTCTTATTCAGCGCTTGCACAAAAAAAGAGGAAATTACCGGTAAAACCCAGTACGCAAAGGTGGTGGTAGACGTGGCCAACCTGCCCGGTACCCCAAAACTGGAGGTACGCTACCAGGGGCAGCTGATCGGTGAGGCACCGCTGCGGATCCCAGGAACGCTGGTAGAAGCAGCGGCAACTACCAAGCTGTCTGTGTATGTAAAAGGCACGGATGAACTGGTGGCAGACACGACACTGCATTTAAAAGGCGGCGAACTCACCAGCTACAGGGTGGCCTATAATAAGGAACTTGGCATTGCGGGCTGGCTCAACAGTAAGCCGGTAGCAGCAGACAGTATCTCCTTTCAATTCCTGAACAATTTGTCGGACTTTAATAAAACGCACCCGGTATATGATTTTTACCTTTTTTATTTCGACTTTAATATAGGGGATGCGGTACCGCAGGGATTCGTGATTCCTGATTTTCAAAAAGTTAAATTATACCCCACAGCGATCACGTTGCCCTGGGCCTTTCCGACAGACCTGTCCACCCCCATTTACTACCTGGGTAAATTAAAAGACAGGGCTACAGGCCAGTTTGTCACTTTTGGTTCCGGTAACGATTTTTTCATTTTTGAACAAGATTTAGGTGGTTCCTCTTTAATCTACAGTATCAATGATGCTAATATCGACACATCGGTGCCAGGCATAAAATTATAGTCGCTTATTATTCTATAAAAAGGCAGTGCCCTGAAAAGCCTGCCTTATATATTTAAAATATATACCATAGGCAACCCCGCAATTATTCATTAGTCAAATCCCTACATGCCCCAATTTAACGGAAAAAATGATCAACAGGACTTCCACAACCCTGGCTTGCTGAGCCGGGGGCTGTTCGTTGCATTGATGGGTGCTGTCTGCTGGCTGCTCATTTTCCAGGTACTGAACTTCCTTTCCCGCTGATTCCCGTACCGGAAAAGAACAATTTAATATCCCGGTAATAAATTACCCTTACCTTTGCCTGTCAAGGCATGGATTTAAAAGCATTAGCAGATAACGCGTTAGCAGAAAAGGTTAGGGTGAACCATGCAGGTGCCTTTGAGGAGGTCTTTAAACGCTTTTGGGAGCATTTGTATATTTTTGCTTTTAAGCGTTTGAAGGACGAGGACGAGGCAAAAGATGCGGTTCAGGATGTCTTCATCGGTTACTGGCAACGCGCAGCTACGCTGGAGCTGACCGGTACCCTGGAAGCTTATTTATTCAGCGCCGTGCGCTACGAAGTACTGCGCAAGATCGCCAGCGCCAATAAACAGGAAGAAAAATTACTCCATTACACGAACGTTGTATTGCCCGATTTCATTGCCACGCTTGATCCCCTGGAGCAAAGCGAGCTGATGCTGGCTATCGACCGGGAGATCTCGGCGCTACCGGCCCGTTTAAAAGAAATTTATCAGTTGAGCAAGGAAGAAAACCTGAGCATCAAAGAAATAGCCCTTCGGCTGAACCTGTCGGAACAGACTGTTAAGAACCAATTGAGCGCGGCTTTAAAAAAACTCCGCGCAGGGCTGAAAGAAGCGTTCATCCTCATTTTACTTTCCCGCCTTTAGAATTCATTGTTAATTATTTAACAATTTAATAACACGTATAGGATGGTACGATTTGCCCCTTTGACACGCATGTGTATATAGGGCAATATATGGAGATCAGACAACTCGAAAAATTATTTACCAAATACATTTCAGGCAACGCTTCGCCCATCGAACGTTCCGCCGTAGACCGCTGGTTTGAACAAACTGAAAAGACCGAGGTGGTATTAACGCCGGCTGAGCGCAACAGGATAGCGGGTGAACTGTTGCAGCGGACAAGGCTGGCGACAGTCCTGCCTTTCCGCGAGACGAAGGCCGTTAGCTATACAATGATCAGACCCTTCCTTCGTATCGCAGCAGTGCTGGCAATAGGTATCTCAGTTGTTTTTATTTACCGCTATTTCAGCTCCGCGCCGGTTGCTGAACAAACTTCAGCCTACCACATTTATCAAACCCGAAAAGGTGAACGCGTTTTACTGACCATGCCCGACAGCTCAAAGATCTGGCTGAACAGCGCCACCCGGTTCAGGTATCCTGCCGCATTTAATGCTAAAACCCGCGAGGTTTTCCTGGATTCGGGAGAGGCTTTCTTTGAGGTCAGGCATAAGGCTCAGCAGCCCTTCATTGTCCATTCAGGCAATCTCGATACCCGGGTGTTGGGCACCTCTTTCAACATCAGCAATGATCCCGATGGCCACCAGTTCGCCGTATCTGTAAACACCGGCAGGGTGTCGGTCATGCGGATCGACAGGAAACAGCGCCAGGTGCTGGCCCTGTTAAGCCCCGACCAGGGCCTGGTGTTAAATACGCTTACAGGAAAATATAAAACACGCGCTACAGGGATGCTAATGCAAAATGCCTGGAAGGATAATATGTTGTTATTCAAAGATGCCGGTTTCGGGGAGATCAAAAGAAAACTGGAAAACTGGTATGGACTCACGGTGATCCTCCAACGCCCGGCCGGCGGGAACTGCCTGTTCACCGCCAGGTTCAAAAACAAATCCATCAGCGAGGTGCTGCGTTCCCTGCAACAGATCAATGATTTTAAATACAGGATGAAAGGTAAAACATTGTGGATAGACAACCCACCGTGCAATTAATACACATTAAAAGATAAGGAGAGCAGCATGAACTAAACACTATTCAAATTATAAGCATAAAAAAACCGGGAATTGTTGACAGCAACCCCGGCTCAATGTCTTCAACAAGGGTCTTAATACTTATTAAAAACAAATCAAAGTAATGAAAAAAACATTAAATGGGATACTATTTAATTTATTTAAGCTAATGAAACTTTCTTTTATCACTTTCACGGCCATCGTTATCATGAGCGGCACGCTGTGGGCGAATAACAGTAAAGCGCAAAACATCAATAACGTAAAAGTCTCCATTAACGTCAAATCAGCAAGCCTCGACAAGGTATTGCAGGACCTGCAGCAACAATCAGGCTTTAACCTGATGTATAATGTAAACGCAATAGGTGCCAAAAAAGCAGTCAGCATCGCAGCGGAAAACCAATCCCTGCAAGCCGTGCTGGAATCGCTTTTTAAAAATACCAATATCGAATTCCGGCAGGAGGGCGAGAATATTTATATCCATAAAAGGCCTGCGCCCGGCAAGATCATCGGCAAAGTGCTGGACGAAAAAGGCGCGGTACTACCCGGGGCTACCATCAAAGTCGTAGAAACCGGGCAGGGTATCCAGTCCAACGTAGACGGCACCTACCAAATCGGCCTGGCTCCCGGCACCTATTCGCTCGAAGTCAGTTATATTTCCTACCAGACCAAACGCATTACCGGGATTTTGGTAACGGAGGGTAAAAACACGCCGCTGGATATCGCCATGATACCGGCTACCAATGCCTTAA includes:
- a CDS encoding TonB-dependent receptor; its protein translation is MNNYTKSNVIQTLFVMTRFAFLVTIVSLTLTGILMAANVRSQNLSSTNITVKIDNGNIAGLLNRIEQQSGFTFSYARKLGELPLDHYETKAQPLSDLLTALSKSMHLTYMQVGPLIAIKIVEQVKPGKITGKVLDEKGLVLPGATIRVVETGQGIQSNVDGTYQLSLPPGTYTLEASYISYQIKRVTGITVSEGKSTPLDIAMIPTTNALNTVTITGDYKKSSVEGLYAKQKNNIAMTDGISAEQIARTPDKNIGETLKRISGVSVLDNKYVVVRGLGERYNGTMMNGQLMPSTELNRKQFSFDIIPSNMVDNVTVYKTITPDKSAEFGGGLVEVNTKNIPTENFLSISFGENYNDKTTGKNFRSLNIDSRSYFGSAPNDRTLLGRTDWKNLDDIRAAYAAQGSSAALFANNWKLYNYKPLPSPNLQASFGRVIGLKNNDQIGIIASASYRNTWQTADVVMSRFGYLGADGDQPERYGFTGKRYSFTTNLGGIAGIGYTGGSFKVSLQSTYLRTYDQQMLLGTGDQNDFPRAVGYYDQATQTSLLQNQLRGEKGFGKNGIKLDWLLSYTALDRQKPDNHQFDANYIGSEADGPDVLNSDFSIFNPRNRAGGIAQRNWSRSHENNLSWNLDLTVPVKASIGKVPLNTSFKTGYAGWQKDRLFWVANTNSVGFAGSDPQALSEAFDPVLHPDGRINILSFGDQYKNKANLHAGYVMLDSKIGSKFRLTGGLRGEYYDLNRFNTLLQRFVEGQIRQNNDLTDYSDVLRQEPKFNLFPSAGLTYSLTQKMNLRLSYAKSIIRPDLRELAYFNEFDYELGGIYQSNTPVRSTKIDNFDFRYEWYPRAGEILSFSLFYKKLKYPMEIYQSETSATYELRNDQSAKNKGIELEARKSLAFTGLPVLRNLTLYGNFTRLFAKVTPMTVIYRNSDPAHPNRIIVTDNPGPEVERPQAGASNYTYNAGIYYDDKAFSLSLSYNYITNRVFRASTVYQNSLFETPLPSFDGQATVNLLKSKAQIKLNISNLLNRAGKIYSKRDGPLSNTLLYEKRDFIDYQANPGRTYGLSFNYNF
- a CDS encoding RNA polymerase sigma factor, with the translated sequence MDLKALADNALAEKVRVNHAGAFEEVFKRFWEHLYIFAFKRLKDEDEAKDAVQDVFIGYWQRAATLELTGTLEAYLFSAVRYEVLRKIASANKQEEKLLHYTNVVLPDFIATLDPLEQSELMLAIDREISALPARLKEIYQLSKEENLSIKEIALRLNLSEQTVKNQLSAALKKLRAGLKEAFILILLSRL
- a CDS encoding FecR family protein codes for the protein MLRPAAAGYGRVRRMIVRTGLAAAGILLFLTAGVLIYQAGIRQAPQALKLATASTHAGEMKIITLSDGSRITLNNQTSIKYPEEFNQNTREVFLTGEAFFEVKHDANKPFRVHTDKLAVQVLGTSFNIQAYPDESGLDVAVASGKVGVFANGARDGKTYMLLPGQQLSYNRKNLAFSPSTIATAAIIAWQKGTLVFKNEKLEAIARRLERFYGVKIRFKNKKLMATELSLKANNLSLESVMKALGSAGEFNYSIKNKQVLIW
- a CDS encoding FecR family protein, which translates into the protein MYIGQYMEIRQLEKLFTKYISGNASPIERSAVDRWFEQTEKTEVVLTPAERNRIAGELLQRTRLATVLPFRETKAVSYTMIRPFLRIAAVLAIGISVVFIYRYFSSAPVAEQTSAYHIYQTRKGERVLLTMPDSSKIWLNSATRFRYPAAFNAKTREVFLDSGEAFFEVRHKAQQPFIVHSGNLDTRVLGTSFNISNDPDGHQFAVSVNTGRVSVMRIDRKQRQVLALLSPDQGLVLNTLTGKYKTRATGMLMQNAWKDNMLLFKDAGFGEIKRKLENWYGLTVILQRPAGGNCLFTARFKNKSISEVLRSLQQINDFKYRMKGKTLWIDNPPCN